The genomic DNA GATATGACCTGACCGGTCAGAATTTCTCGAAGTCAGTGTCCATTGCATCGTCCCCCAGGTCGAATGCAGCCCCCCCATTGACTGCGGCGCGGGCAACCTTCCTCTCTTTCGGAACCTGATTCTGCGGGGCCGAGGCTGCCGGCTTCCTGAGCGTCTTCACTCTAGCCTGGAGCGATTCTCCTGTAGCTCTACGAACCGAAGTGCTTGTGTCCACCTTGAAGAAAGCGATGGAAGCCTGGAGCTGTTCCGCCTGGGAGGAGAGTTCCTCGGCGGTGGAAGACATCTCCTCTGCGGCGGAAGCATTCTGCTGTATCACCTGGTCGAGCTGCTGGATCGCCTTGTTGATCTGCTCCGCCCCAGTGTCCTGCTCGCGGCTCGCCGCACTGATCTCCTGCACGAGTTCGGACGTTTTCTGAATGTCCGGAACCATCTTCGCCAGCAGCTCACCGGCGGTCTCCGCGACTTCAACCGAGCTCGCGGAGAGCTCGCTTATCTCGGCGGCAGCCTTCTGGCTCCGCTCAGCGAGCTTCCGCACTTCCGAAGCGACGACTGCGAACCCTTTGCCGTGTTCGCCGGCCCGTGCGGCCTCTATCGCGGCATTGAGAGCAAGCAGGTTAGTCTGGCGGGCAATCTCCTCGATGATGGAGATCTTGTCGGCAATGAGCTTCATCGCGTGCACGGTCTCTTCAACCGCCACGCCACCTTTCTTCGCGTCGTCGGCGGATTTGACTGCCATTTTTTCCGTCTGGTGTGCGTTTTCGGCGTTCTGCCTGATATTGGAAGACATCTCCTCCATGGAAGAGGAGGCCTCTTCCGCTGCCGCCGCCTGCTCGGTAGCCCCCTGGGACATCTCCTCCGCCCCGCTTGAGAGCTGCTGGCTTCCCGAGGCGACATTGTCCGCGGCTCCCTTCACCTCCGCCACAACGTCCTTGAGCTTCGTCACCATCTGCCGCATGGCGGCCAGAAGCTGGGCGGTCTCGTCACGGCCGCTGGTTTCCACATTGACGGTCAGGTCACCCTCGGCAATGGAGTTGGCGGCGGTGACCGCCTCCGAAAGGGGCCTGGTGATGCTGCGGGTGAGCG from Geobacter sp. DSM 9736 includes the following:
- a CDS encoding methyl-accepting chemotaxis protein, encoding MNAFGNMKIGTRLMAGFAAVLLFLLAVGCVGYWAVGKMDRLLEESINTDAKIVEFSQRLRANINQLRRYEKDAFINIQDAEKVADYRKKWSETLERGQERLNGISKILAGITDSDVSKDRETIASLRKDLDGYAAGFNGVCDKIAAGAITTTADANKAIGQFKDETHRAETGIADYAKVADQRLADMEKQANKLVDRIKAILVAVMAAALLLAIGIAVTLTRSITRPLSEAVTAANSIAEGDLTVNVETSGRDETAQLLAAMRQMVTKLKDVVAEVKGAADNVASGSQQLSSGAEEMSQGATEQAAAAEEASSSMEEMSSNIRQNAENAHQTEKMAVKSADDAKKGGVAVEETVHAMKLIADKISIIEEIARQTNLLALNAAIEAARAGEHGKGFAVVASEVRKLAERSQKAAAEISELSASSVEVAETAGELLAKMVPDIQKTSELVQEISAASREQDTGAEQINKAIQQLDQVIQQNASAAEEMSSTAEELSSQAEQLQASIAFFKVDTSTSVRRATGESLQARVKTLRKPAASAPQNQVPKERKVARAAVNGGAAFDLGDDAMDTDFEKF